One genomic region from Actinocatenispora thailandica encodes:
- the pdxS gene encoding pyridoxal 5'-phosphate synthase lyase subunit PdxS, whose protein sequence is MTTEPTSESGATSAPGTGTARVKRGMAEMLKGGVIMDVVTAEQAKIAEDAGAVAVMALERVPADIRAQGGVARMSDPDLIDGIVGAVSIPVMAKARIGHFVEAQVLQSLGVDYIDESEVLTPADYANHIDKWQFTVPFVCGATNLGEALRRLTEGAAMIRSKGEAGTGDVSNATTHMRRIRAEIARLTSMSADELFVAAKELQAPYELVAEVARTGKLPVVLFTAGGIATPADAAMMMQLGAEGVFVGSGIFKSGDPAKRAAAIVKATTFHDDPDVIAKVSRGLGEAMVGINVDDIPEPHRLAERGW, encoded by the coding sequence GTGACCACCGAGCCCACTTCCGAAAGCGGCGCGACGAGCGCGCCCGGCACCGGTACCGCCCGCGTCAAGCGCGGGATGGCGGAGATGCTCAAGGGCGGCGTGATCATGGACGTCGTGACCGCCGAGCAGGCCAAGATCGCCGAGGACGCCGGCGCGGTGGCGGTGATGGCGCTGGAGCGGGTGCCGGCCGACATCCGCGCGCAGGGCGGCGTGGCCCGGATGAGCGACCCCGATCTGATCGACGGCATCGTCGGCGCGGTGTCGATTCCGGTGATGGCCAAGGCCCGGATCGGGCACTTCGTCGAGGCGCAGGTCTTGCAGTCGCTCGGCGTCGACTACATCGACGAGTCCGAGGTGCTGACCCCGGCCGACTACGCCAACCACATCGACAAGTGGCAGTTCACCGTGCCGTTCGTGTGTGGCGCGACGAACCTGGGCGAGGCGCTGCGGCGGCTCACCGAGGGTGCGGCGATGATCCGCTCCAAGGGCGAGGCCGGCACCGGCGACGTGTCCAACGCGACCACCCACATGCGCCGGATCCGGGCCGAGATCGCCCGGCTGACCTCGATGAGCGCCGACGAGCTGTTCGTCGCGGCCAAGGAGCTGCAGGCGCCGTACGAGCTGGTCGCCGAGGTCGCCCGGACCGGCAAGCTGCCGGTCGTGCTGTTCACCGCCGGCGGCATCGCCACCCCGGCCGACGCGGCGATGATGATGCAGCTCGGCGCCGAGGGCGTGTTCGTCGGCTCCGGCATCTTCAAGTCCGGTGACCCGGCCAAGCGTGCCGCGGCGATCGTCAAGGCCACCACCTTCCACGACGACCCGGACGTGATCGCGAAGGTGTCCCGGGGGCTCGGTGAGGCGATGGTCGGCATCAACGTCGACGACATCCCCGAGCCGCACCGGCTCGCCGAGCGCGGCTGGTGA
- the pdxT gene encoding pyridoxal 5'-phosphate synthase glutaminase subunit PdxT, whose product MDAPLVVGVLALQGDVREHLRAIAGDGVTALPVRRPAELAAVDALVIPGGESTTMSNLAIAFDLLDPLRQRIAAGMPTYGSCAGMIMLADTVLDGRADQQTFGGIDMVVRRNAFGRQVDSFESSVEFADIGGAPFHAVFIRAPWVESVGPEVEVLARVAGGAADGRIVAVRQGNLLATAFHPELTGDLRVHRHFVQLARAARTH is encoded by the coding sequence ATCGACGCACCGCTGGTCGTCGGCGTGCTCGCGCTGCAGGGCGACGTCCGCGAGCACCTTCGGGCGATCGCGGGTGACGGGGTCACCGCGCTGCCGGTGCGCCGGCCGGCCGAGCTGGCCGCGGTGGACGCGCTGGTGATCCCCGGCGGCGAGTCGACCACGATGTCGAACCTCGCGATCGCGTTCGACCTGCTCGACCCGTTGCGGCAACGGATCGCCGCGGGGATGCCCACCTACGGCTCGTGCGCCGGCATGATCATGCTCGCCGACACCGTGCTGGACGGCCGGGCGGACCAGCAGACCTTCGGTGGCATCGACATGGTGGTGCGGCGTAACGCGTTCGGCCGGCAGGTCGACTCGTTCGAGAGCTCGGTGGAGTTCGCCGACATCGGCGGTGCACCGTTCCATGCGGTGTTCATCCGGGCGCCGTGGGTCGAATCGGTCGGGCCCGAGGTCGAGGTGCTCGCCCGGGTGGCCGGCGGTGCCGCGGACGGTAGGATCGTTGCGGTACGACAGGGCAATCTGCTCGCCACCGCATTCCATCCGGAGCTGACCGGCGACCTGCGGGTGCACCGGCACTTCGTGCAGTTGGCGCGGGCGGCACGCACGCACTGA
- a CDS encoding YebC/PmpR family DNA-binding transcriptional regulator yields the protein MSGHSKWATTKHKKAVIDAKRGKMFAKLIKNVEVAARTGGGDPAGNPTLYDAIQKAKKNSVPNDNIDRAVKRGSGQEGGGADWQTIMYEGYGPNGVALLIECLTDNRNRAAGEVRTALTRNGGNLADAGSVSYLFNRKGVVIVGKGELTEDDVLVAVLDAGAEEVNDLGEEFEVVSEATDLVAVRTALQEAGIDYESADASFLASVNVPLEADGARKVFKLVDALEDCDDVQNVYTNADVPDEVLAAID from the coding sequence ATGTCCGGGCACTCCAAGTGGGCCACGACGAAGCACAAGAAGGCGGTCATCGACGCCAAGCGCGGCAAGATGTTCGCCAAGCTGATCAAGAACGTCGAGGTCGCGGCGCGCACCGGTGGCGGTGATCCGGCCGGCAATCCCACGCTGTACGACGCAATCCAGAAGGCCAAGAAGAACTCGGTCCCGAACGACAACATCGACCGTGCGGTCAAGCGCGGCTCCGGCCAGGAGGGCGGCGGCGCCGACTGGCAGACGATCATGTACGAGGGGTACGGCCCGAACGGCGTCGCGCTGCTGATCGAGTGCCTGACCGACAACCGCAACCGGGCCGCCGGTGAGGTGCGCACGGCGCTGACCCGCAACGGTGGCAACCTCGCCGACGCCGGCAGCGTGTCGTACCTGTTCAACCGCAAGGGTGTGGTGATCGTCGGCAAGGGCGAGCTGACCGAGGACGACGTGCTCGTCGCGGTGCTGGACGCCGGCGCCGAGGAGGTCAACGACCTCGGCGAGGAGTTCGAGGTGGTCAGCGAGGCGACCGATCTGGTCGCGGTGCGCACCGCGTTGCAGGAGGCCGGCATCGACTACGAGTCGGCCGACGCGAGCTTCCTCGCCAGTGTCAACGTGCCGCTGGAGGCGGACGGCGCGCGCAAGGTGTTCAAGCTGGTCGACGCGCTGGAAGACTGCGACGACGTGCAGAACGTCTACACCAATGCGGACGTGCCGGACGAGGTGCTGGCGGCGATCGACTGA
- the ruvC gene encoding crossover junction endodeoxyribonuclease RuvC, whose protein sequence is MLVLGIDPGLTRCGVGVVTGRPGGSCSLVAVEVVRTPSDAELPHRLLTLDRRLGELVAEHAPDAVAVERVFSQHNTQTVIGTAQASAVAVLAGARAGLPVTTYTPSEAKAAITGSGTADKAQVTAMVTRLLRLADPPRPADAADALALAICHIWRGSAKARLAAAAGGGVRPSRGWGGRR, encoded by the coding sequence GTGTTGGTGCTCGGGATCGACCCCGGCCTGACCCGGTGTGGCGTCGGTGTCGTGACCGGGCGACCCGGCGGGTCCTGCTCGCTGGTGGCGGTCGAGGTGGTCCGCACCCCGTCCGACGCCGAGCTACCCCACCGGCTGCTCACGCTGGATCGTCGACTCGGCGAGCTGGTCGCCGAGCACGCGCCCGACGCGGTGGCGGTCGAGCGGGTGTTCAGCCAGCACAACACCCAGACCGTGATCGGTACCGCGCAGGCCAGCGCGGTCGCGGTGCTGGCCGGGGCGCGCGCCGGCCTGCCGGTCACCACGTACACGCCGAGCGAGGCGAAGGCGGCGATCACCGGCTCGGGTACCGCAGACAAGGCGCAGGTCACCGCGATGGTGACCCGGCTGCTGCGGCTCGCCGATCCGCCCCGGCCGGCGGATGCGGCGGACGCGCTGGCGTTGGCCATCTGTCACATCTGGCGGGGCAGCGCGAAGGCCCGGCTGGCCGCGGCGGCCGGTGGCGGGGTACGGCCGAGTCGGGGATGGGGAGGGCGGAGATGA
- the ruvA gene encoding Holliday junction branch migration protein RuvA — MISSVRGRVTAVGPNEAVVDIGGAAGGLGFAVQCAPATLATLQVGTETTLHTSLVVREDSLTLYGFAAPAERGLFELLQTASGVGPKLAQAIIAVLDPLTVRRALASGDVATLTRVPGVGKKSAERMILELRERIGPVPSAEPAAVATAAPAAAWQDQVTQGLVGLGWSGRDAAAAIAAVAESLPEGEPVPAMPVLLRQAIRQLGRTK, encoded by the coding sequence ATGATCTCCAGTGTTCGCGGGCGGGTCACCGCGGTGGGGCCGAACGAGGCGGTGGTCGACATCGGCGGCGCCGCCGGCGGCCTCGGGTTCGCCGTGCAGTGCGCCCCGGCGACCCTGGCCACCCTGCAGGTCGGCACCGAGACCACGCTGCACACCAGCCTGGTGGTCCGGGAGGACTCGCTCACCCTGTACGGGTTCGCCGCGCCCGCCGAGCGCGGCCTGTTCGAGCTGTTGCAGACCGCGTCCGGGGTGGGGCCGAAGCTCGCCCAGGCGATCATCGCGGTGCTCGACCCGCTGACCGTCCGGCGCGCCCTGGCCAGCGGTGACGTCGCCACCCTGACCCGGGTGCCGGGGGTGGGGAAGAAGTCGGCCGAGCGGATGATCCTGGAGCTGCGCGAGCGGATCGGGCCGGTCCCGTCCGCCGAACCGGCGGCCGTGGCGACCGCCGCCCCGGCCGCCGCCTGGCAGGACCAGGTCACGCAGGGGCTGGTCGGCCTCGGCTGGTCCGGCCGGGACGCCGCCGCCGCGATCGCGGCGGTGGCCGAGTCGCTGCCCGAGGGCGAGCCGGTTCCGGCGATGCCGGTCCTGCTTCGCCAGGCGATCCGCCAGTTGGGGCGGACCAAGTGA
- the ruvB gene encoding Holliday junction branch migration DNA helicase RuvB, whose protein sequence is MSADGESSPVSAYAADEEHDAEVNVRPRRLAEFIAQDRVREQLQLLLAGAARRGDPPDHILLAGPPGLGKTTLANIVAAELGAALRVTSGPAIERSGDLAALLTSLGPGDVLFIDEIHRIARPAEELLYSAMEDFRVDVVVGKGPGATAIPLDVEPFTLVGATTRSGLLTSPMRDRFGFVAHLDFYTPAQLDALLVRSARILGVALTPEGAVEIAGRSRGTPRIANRLLRRVRDFAEVRADGVITREVAFAALRVYDVDERGLDRLDRAVLTALVGSFGGGPVGLTTLAVAVGEQPDTVEEVCEPYLVRAGLLARTPRGRVATPAAWTHLGRTPPPGTFGTAPDQDAPDEQPDLFDT, encoded by the coding sequence ATGAGCGCCGACGGCGAGTCGAGCCCGGTCTCGGCGTATGCGGCGGACGAGGAGCACGACGCCGAGGTCAACGTGCGGCCCCGGCGGCTGGCCGAGTTCATCGCCCAGGACCGGGTCCGGGAGCAGCTCCAGTTGCTGCTGGCCGGCGCGGCCCGCCGCGGCGACCCGCCGGACCACATCCTGCTCGCCGGTCCTCCGGGGCTCGGTAAGACCACCCTGGCGAACATCGTCGCGGCCGAGCTCGGCGCGGCGCTTCGGGTGACCAGCGGTCCGGCCATCGAACGCTCCGGTGATCTTGCCGCGCTGCTGACCAGCCTCGGCCCGGGCGACGTGCTGTTCATCGACGAGATCCACCGCATCGCCCGTCCAGCCGAGGAGCTGCTGTACAGCGCGATGGAGGACTTCCGGGTCGACGTGGTCGTGGGCAAGGGGCCGGGTGCCACCGCGATCCCGCTGGACGTGGAACCGTTCACGCTGGTCGGGGCCACCACCCGGTCGGGCCTGCTGACCAGCCCGATGCGCGACCGGTTCGGGTTCGTCGCACATCTCGACTTCTACACTCCGGCGCAGCTGGACGCGCTGCTCGTCCGTTCGGCCCGGATCCTGGGTGTCGCGCTCACCCCGGAGGGCGCGGTGGAGATCGCCGGCCGTTCCCGGGGTACCCCGCGCATCGCCAACCGGCTGCTGCGCCGGGTCCGGGACTTCGCCGAGGTCCGGGCGGACGGGGTGATCACCCGCGAGGTGGCGTTTGCCGCGCTCCGGGTCTACGACGTGGACGAACGGGGCCTCGACCGGCTCGATCGGGCGGTCCTGACCGCGCTGGTCGGCTCGTTCGGCGGCGGTCCGGTGGGACTGACCACCTTGGCGGTGGCGGTCGGCGAGCAACCGGATACTGTCGAGGAGGTGTGTGAGCCGTACCTGGTCCGTGCGGGCCTGCTGGCCCGGACACCGCGAGGCCGGGTGGCGACTCCGGCGGCCTGGACTCATCTGGGCCGCACACCGCCGCCGGGCACGTTCGGTACCGCGCCGGATCAGGACGCGCCGGACGAACAACCAGATCTGTTCGATACGTGA
- the secD gene encoding protein translocase subunit SecD, with translation MHPSRYLAVLGGIFVVLYALVFFTGPGSIGDVHQKLKPRLGLDLVGGTTLTLIAQTTDGKPPPKTSLEEARNIIEQRVNGLGIAEPEVVTEGNQNIVVSVAGQNSDAIKQVGQPAQLRFRKVINATQDQGPTASPTPKPSASSSGKPKASGSATPSGSVKPSASKTPSATPSASKSAQSSKSPSASSTPSAAASPSTDNTNVGTNKAAQKKLLAKVQKKLGATYQLAQQVTSPDQVAQGGAQAEQALKGFRKLSPAEVSVLPTTMQFNIPQISCKQLNNRPAGSIDNENAQVVSCDSGQKLLLDKAKVLGTDVKSADYTYDNQAGGWKVTLSFKGKGQSKWTNLTKEAYDNSGKTKCEQAALGAEGHCRVAIVLDTKVVSSPQITSVIAGDAEITGGFSQSQATLLANQLKFGALPLTFHQGEANQVSASLGTSQLEAGLIAAAIGLLIVIIYSLFYYRLLGIVIFLSLVLSGLLVFAALILLGRNPGLTLTLAGFAGFVVSLGVAADSFVIYFERLKDEIRDGRSPRSAVPRAWARARRTIISANAITILCAAVLYFLSAGSVKGFAFALGLATILDLIVVFLFRHPIMTLFARSKAFLSPRVSGLGRVLDQQRSEEKPTRRRSGRTETKEA, from the coding sequence ATGCATCCGTCCCGCTATCTGGCCGTGCTTGGCGGCATCTTTGTCGTTCTGTACGCGCTGGTGTTCTTCACCGGGCCGGGCTCCATCGGCGACGTGCATCAGAAGCTGAAGCCTCGGCTCGGGCTGGACCTGGTCGGTGGCACGACGTTGACGCTGATCGCGCAGACCACCGACGGCAAGCCGCCGCCGAAGACCAGTCTCGAAGAGGCTCGCAACATCATCGAGCAGCGGGTCAACGGCCTCGGTATCGCCGAGCCGGAGGTGGTCACCGAGGGAAACCAGAACATCGTCGTCTCGGTGGCGGGCCAGAACAGCGACGCGATCAAGCAGGTCGGGCAGCCGGCCCAGCTGCGGTTCCGTAAGGTCATCAACGCGACGCAGGACCAGGGCCCGACCGCTTCGCCCACCCCGAAGCCGAGCGCCAGTTCCAGCGGCAAGCCGAAGGCGTCCGGCAGCGCGACCCCGTCCGGCAGCGTGAAGCCGTCGGCGAGCAAGACGCCGTCGGCGACCCCGTCGGCGAGCAAGAGCGCCCAGTCCAGCAAGAGCCCGTCGGCGAGCAGCACGCCGTCCGCGGCGGCCAGCCCGAGCACCGACAACACCAACGTCGGTACGAACAAGGCGGCCCAGAAGAAGCTGCTGGCGAAGGTGCAGAAGAAGCTGGGGGCGACCTACCAGCTGGCGCAGCAGGTGACCAGCCCGGACCAGGTGGCCCAGGGCGGCGCGCAGGCGGAACAGGCGCTCAAGGGGTTCCGCAAGCTCAGCCCGGCCGAGGTCTCGGTGCTGCCGACGACGATGCAGTTCAACATCCCGCAGATCAGCTGCAAGCAGCTGAACAACCGCCCGGCCGGCTCGATCGACAACGAGAACGCGCAGGTCGTCTCCTGCGACTCCGGGCAGAAGCTGTTGCTGGACAAGGCGAAGGTCCTCGGGACCGACGTCAAGAGCGCCGACTACACCTACGACAACCAGGCCGGCGGCTGGAAGGTCACCCTGTCGTTCAAGGGCAAGGGTCAGTCCAAGTGGACGAACCTGACCAAGGAGGCCTACGACAACTCCGGCAAGACCAAGTGCGAGCAGGCCGCGCTGGGTGCGGAGGGGCACTGCCGGGTCGCCATCGTGCTGGACACCAAGGTCGTGTCGTCCCCGCAGATCACCTCGGTGATCGCGGGTGACGCGGAGATCACCGGTGGGTTCAGCCAGTCGCAGGCGACGCTGCTGGCCAACCAGTTGAAGTTCGGTGCGCTGCCGCTGACGTTCCACCAGGGCGAGGCGAACCAGGTCTCGGCCTCGCTGGGGACCAGCCAACTGGAGGCCGGGCTGATCGCGGCCGCGATCGGCCTGCTGATCGTGATCATCTACTCGCTGTTCTACTACCGGCTGCTCGGCATCGTGATCTTCCTGAGCCTGGTGCTGTCCGGGTTGCTGGTGTTCGCGGCGTTGATCCTGCTCGGCCGCAACCCCGGGTTGACCCTGACCCTTGCCGGCTTCGCGGGATTCGTGGTGTCGTTGGGTGTGGCTGCCGACTCGTTCGTCATCTACTTCGAACGGCTCAAGGACGAGATCCGGGACGGCCGAAGTCCGCGCAGCGCGGTGCCTCGAGCCTGGGCGCGCGCCCGCCGGACGATCATCTCGGCCAACGCGATCACCATTCTGTGTGCCGCGGTGCTCTACTTCCTGTCCGCCGGGTCGGTGAAGGGTTTCGCGTTCGCGCTGGGGCTCGCCACCATCCTGGACCTGATCGTGGTGTTCCTGTTCCGGCACCCGATCATGACCCTGTTCGCCCGCAGCAAGGCGTTCCTGTCGCCGCGGGTGTCGGGCCTGGGTCGGGTGCTCGACCAGCAACGGTCCGAGGAGAAGCCGACCCGCCGCCGCTCCGGTCGCACCGAGACGAAGGAGGCCTGA
- the secF gene encoding protein translocase subunit SecF, translated as MSKKRHGLAHRLYMGQAGLNIIGHRKWFYLVTLVILIVGLTSFFVRGFHLGIDFRGGEQFQIPKTSSVSLEDAKKAVTDGGAVVITGQSVGGTHPTYLIKTESLSVGAAEKVKTTISQDLNIPANQISENSVSGAWGAQITQKAGIALIVFLALVVVYLIFRFEWRMAVAAFASLIHDLFVAATVYSIVGWEVTPNTVIGLLTILGFSLYDLVVVFDKVHENTRGITASSRMTYGEATNLAINQTLMRSINTTVISLLPVAGLLFIGAGLLGAGTLKDLGLVLFVGMLSGTYSSIFLAAPVLVDLKMRDSRYRAHAARVLARRAAGDTGGRRRRADKTKADGESASDEAADTDEKSEDKPGADRVLAGSAPRPGARPTNRPAARRRSGRGGSSGGNRPGTKRKS; from the coding sequence ATGAGCAAGAAACGCCACGGCCTCGCGCACCGGTTGTACATGGGGCAGGCCGGCCTCAACATCATCGGCCATCGCAAGTGGTTCTACCTGGTCACGCTGGTGATCCTGATCGTCGGGCTGACGAGCTTCTTCGTTCGCGGCTTCCACCTGGGCATCGACTTCCGCGGTGGTGAGCAGTTCCAGATCCCGAAGACGTCGTCGGTGAGCCTGGAGGACGCGAAGAAGGCGGTCACCGACGGCGGCGCGGTGGTCATCACCGGCCAGTCGGTCGGCGGGACGCACCCGACGTACCTGATCAAGACCGAGAGCCTGAGCGTCGGCGCGGCGGAGAAGGTCAAGACGACCATCAGCCAGGACCTGAACATCCCGGCGAACCAGATCAGCGAGAACTCGGTGTCCGGCGCCTGGGGTGCGCAGATCACCCAGAAGGCCGGCATCGCGCTGATCGTGTTCCTGGCCCTGGTGGTCGTCTATCTGATCTTCAGATTCGAGTGGCGAATGGCCGTCGCGGCGTTCGCCTCGCTCATCCACGACCTGTTCGTGGCGGCGACCGTCTACTCGATCGTGGGCTGGGAGGTCACCCCGAACACCGTCATCGGGCTGCTGACCATCCTCGGGTTCTCGCTGTACGACCTGGTCGTGGTGTTCGACAAGGTGCACGAGAACACCCGGGGCATCACCGCGAGCAGCCGGATGACCTACGGCGAGGCCACCAACCTGGCGATCAACCAGACCCTGATGCGCTCGATCAACACCACGGTGATCTCGCTGCTGCCGGTCGCGGGCCTGCTGTTCATCGGTGCCGGGTTGCTCGGCGCCGGGACGCTCAAGGACCTGGGCCTGGTGCTGTTCGTCGGCATGCTCTCCGGCACCTACTCGTCGATCTTCCTGGCCGCGCCGGTCCTGGTGGACCTGAAGATGCGCGACTCGCGTTATCGGGCCCACGCGGCGCGGGTGCTCGCCCGGCGGGCTGCCGGCGACACCGGCGGCCGCCGCCGGCGCGCCGACAAGACCAAGGCGGACGGGGAGTCGGCGAGCGACGAGGCGGCGGACACGGACGAGAAGTCGGAGGACAAGCCCGGCGCCGATCGGGTGCTCGCCGGCTCGGCGCCGCGTCCGGGTGCCCGGCCGACCAACCGGCCGGCGGCGCGTCGGCGCAGCGGCCGAGGCGGCTCCTCCGGTGGCAACCGTCCCGGTACCAAGCGCAAGTCCTGA
- a CDS encoding adenine phosphoribosyltransferase, whose amino-acid sequence MEPGDGPDAGVGTPTDAAAPHGDSGAAVAAAVAKHVLDVPDFPETGVTFKDLTPLFADPDGFRHVIDAVVEHHGPDSFDVVAGIEARGFVIAAAVAYATGTGVVPVRKAGKLPRRTISASYSLEYGTATLEVHEDAFHRGERVLVVDDVLATGGTAEATLHLVERAGGSVAGFSVLLELGFLQGRQRLAPRPVHALLTL is encoded by the coding sequence ATCGAGCCCGGCGACGGGCCGGACGCTGGTGTCGGTACGCCGACCGACGCCGCCGCGCCACACGGGGACAGCGGCGCGGCGGTGGCCGCGGCGGTGGCCAAGCACGTTCTGGACGTACCGGACTTTCCCGAAACCGGGGTGACGTTCAAGGACCTCACCCCGCTGTTCGCCGACCCGGACGGGTTCCGGCACGTGATCGACGCGGTCGTCGAACATCACGGACCGGACTCGTTCGACGTTGTGGCCGGGATCGAGGCGCGCGGGTTCGTCATCGCCGCCGCGGTCGCCTACGCGACCGGGACCGGTGTGGTGCCGGTGCGCAAGGCCGGCAAGCTGCCCCGCCGCACCATCTCCGCCTCGTACTCGCTGGAGTACGGCACGGCCACGCTGGAGGTGCACGAGGACGCGTTCCACCGCGGCGAGCGGGTCCTGGTGGTCGACGACGTGCTCGCCACCGGCGGTACCGCCGAGGCGACGCTGCACCTGGTGGAACGGGCCGGTGGCAGCGTCGCGGGCTTCAGCGTGCTGCTGGAGCTGGGTTTCCTGCAGGGCCGACAACGGCTCGCGCCGCGTCCGGTGCACGCCCTGCTGACCCTCTGA